In Mustela lutreola isolate mMusLut2 chromosome 1, mMusLut2.pri, whole genome shotgun sequence, one genomic interval encodes:
- the FAM181B gene encoding protein FAM181B: protein MAVQAALLSTHPFVPFGFGGSPDGLGGAFGALDKGCCFEDDETGTPAGALLAGAEGGDVREATRDLLSFIDSASSNIKLALDKPGKSKRKVNHRKYLQKQIKRCSGLMGTAAPCPPSPGAADTPAKRPLAAPGAQTVAVPPHGKAAPRREASQAAAAASLQSRSLAALFDSLRHVPGGDERAGGSVAARVAGLGGAGAGGSGGDAAGSAGGTAVPGARKVPLRARNLPPSFFTEPSRAGGSGCGPSGPGVSLGDLEKGAGAEAVEFFELLGPDYGAGTEASVLLAAEPLDVFPTGAAVLRGPPELEPGLFEPPPAMVGSLLYSESWSAPGCPPTKKPPLAAPRGGLTLNEPLRPLYPTAADSPGGEDAPGLLASFAPFFSDCALPPPPPPHQVSYDYSAGYSRTAYSSLWRPDGVWEGAPGEEGAHRD, encoded by the coding sequence ATGGCGGTGCAGGCGGCGCTCCTCAGCACGCACCCGTTCGTCCCCTTCGGCTTCGGGGGCTCCCCGGACGGGCTGGGGGGCGCCTTCGGAGCCCTGGACAAGGGCTGCTGTTTCGAGGATGATGAGACCGGGACACCAGCGGGCGCGCTGCTGGCGGGCGCCGAGGGCGGGGACGTGCGCGAGGCCACCCGCGACCTGCTCAGCTTCATCGACTCGGCGTCCAGCAACATCAAGCTGGCACTGGACAAGCCCGGCAAGTCGAAGCGGAAGGTGAACCACCGCAAGTACCTGCAGAAGCAGATCAAGCGCTGCAGCGGCCTCATGGGCACCGCGGCCCCCTGCCCGCCCTCTCCAGGCGCTGCGGATACACCGGCCAAGCGGCCGCTCGCCGCCCCGGGCGCCCAGACCGTCGCGGTCCCGCCCCACGGCAAGGCGGCTCCTCGGCGGGAGGCATCGCAGGCCGCGGCTGCCGCCAGCCTGCAGAGCCGGAGCCTCGCCGCGCTCTTCGACTCGCTGCGCCACGTCCCTGGGGGCGACGAGCGGGCCGGGGGTTCGGTGGCGGCGCGGGTGGCCGGGCTCGGTGGAGCGGGCGCTGGGGGCTCGGGAGGGGACGCGGCCGGCTCCGCGGGAGGTACGGCAGTCCCCGGCGCCAGGAAGGTCCCGTTGCGAGCCCGCAACCTGCCCCCGTCCTTCTTCACCGAGCCGTCCAGGGCGGGCGGCAGCGGTTGCGGCCCGTCGGGGCCCGGAGTGAGCTTGGGCGATTTGGAGAAGGGCGCGGGCGCGGAAGCCGTGGAGTTCTTCGAGCTGCTGGGTCCCGACTACGGCGCCGGCACCGAGGCGAGTGTCTTGCTCGCCGCGGAGCCTCTCGATGTTTTTCCCACGGGAGCCGCCGTCTTGCGGGGTCCCCCGGAGCTGGAGCCTGGTCTCTTTGAGCCGCCACCGGCGATGGTGGGGAGCCTACTGTACTCCGAGTCCTGGAGCGCCCCAGGCTGCCCTCCGACCAAGAAACCGCCGCTGGCCGCCCCCCGCGGCGGCTTGACCTTGAATGAGCCCTTGCGCCCCCTGTACCCCACTGCGGCGGACTCTCCCGGCGGCGAGGATGCGCCCGGCCTCTTGGCGTCTTTCGCCCCCTTCTTCTCAGACTGCGCCCTGcccccgccaccgccgccgcaTCAGGTGTCCTACGATTACAGCGCGGGCTACAGCCGCACGGCTTACTCCAGCCTCTGGAGACCGGACGGGGTTTGGGAAGGGGCGCCCGGGGAGGAGGGGGCGCACCGGGACTAA